From Populus alba chromosome 16, ASM523922v2, whole genome shotgun sequence:
acataaatgagaaagaagttaactaagtaaaggaaaggaaattaagtgcataaacttgatattaatgaaagcaaaacataagcaatacaaagagagaaagcaagagcatgatcttgatctggaaaccaagatgcctcaatacatggtaagtgcctccttttataggccaaaatttggaactattgatttgttgactaattgagagtgggtggccacatcttgactttggtgacaatccttatcttcttgtctgaacaaaacgtcattgctaacatcataatttgcccagaatcctcaggaatgttctaggaaattgtctcagctttccaacaaaaaaaagatgaggtcatttggacttctagaactcaagatatgggctgaacactaaatagtgtctgggctgcaagacagcttcggacttcttcgttgttccttcaatttggacttcaaaacggccttcttagatcttgggctccccatgaaagttgtaggcctttgtcttacctttccatccatataaaatggacctaaatccgagatctagagctccagatatgatccaattaccgagcaatgttctggtttggactgcaccggcatctcttttctaagtttggccatctctttgtccttccactttcaatacttaaactcatcaatcaatccttttatttatgtgatcggcctgcatttaagatgagcatttaccataaattaaggtatcttataatatcaaagttgttattataaaacatgctttagttaaggagttattgatacttcaagtgcaaaatgatgatataaaaccttgataaacatgcacttttaagtactaatcacaacCTCACTTTGCTATTTATTTGGATTGTAAATATAGGGATTACTAATCTGTTGACCCGTGCTGTGTCATGTTTCCTAACACTTTTTtatccctttaaaaaaaatatttcaaaaatgtcaaaaaaaaaagaggcgaGAATCATGGGATTCCAACCTAAATGAGATTCCAactaatcaattgaaaaaaagaaagaaaaaacaatatatgccAACCTAAATGAGTATGATAAACATGAgtttaattgcaaaaaaaatctaatataaaatgataatatagaaaaaataataataatgaaaaagataaaaaaaaagttctagcAAACCAGATAAGCAAACTAAACTTTACGAACCAAATCATGCAAAtgagataacctaatagaaaacaaatcagaaAGAATTACGAAGTTTAATTCTAAAACAACCCGGTAGTTAAGGACAAGACatgacaattaaattaaaaaaaaaaagcaatgcaaaaaaaaaaaacaaccaagaaAATCTTGGCTAATTCATCAAACTCATGGTCTAAGtgatcatgagattgagataaaaaaatataaaggaaattaaagtaaattatgaagcataaccttgaagaataaaattaatttccaacaaatctaataatattaaagaaataaatcaaattttttttttatcaatttaaacaattttccaataaattcaagaaagtACTACAAACAAAAAGAACTAAGATAACCCATgtccttttaaaaattaaaaaataatagagctcaatcttcaattgaataaattttaaaagataaaactaaaaaaacatgagtttaaaaagaaaaaaaaataaacaaacctgGATGAACTTTCTAAACTTAAGTTAATATCTAAAACAAGCAACTCATAAAATTCTAGATCCAAACTCAATCAAGAAGCCTAATTTCagccaatttaatattgaatgatgaaataaaaaaataaatttaaaaaacttaccatagtaaaacaaatagtaataaaaagaatgaaaaccaaatttGTTAGGGGAAGAAAACTTAAGGAGGATggaattgtaaaacaaaatcaatttaataatatatctcaaataaaacaaataacaattaaaagaatgaagaccaaatttaaaagttaaagtgTGGTgatactgaatttttttttttcaattgtataaattatttcaaataaaaaaaaatactaataaaagaaATAGGGACCAAATCTAATAgggaccaaaaaaaaacatgagtttaattgcaaaaaaaatctattataaaaatgataatattgaaataataataataataaaaaagataaaaaaaagttctagCAAACTAGGTAAGCAAACTAAACTTTACGAACCAAATCATGCAAAtaagataacctaatagaaaacaaatcagaaAGAATTACGACGTTTAATTCTAAAACAACCCGGTAGTTAAGGACAAGACatgacaattaaattaaaaaaaaaaaaaaagcaatgcaaaaaaaaaaacaaccaagaaAATCCAGGCTAATTCATCAAACTCATGGTCTAAGtgatcatgagattgagataaaaaaaatataaaggaaattaaagaaaattatgtaGCATAAccttgaagaataaaattaatttccaacaaatctaataatattaaagaatgaaatcaaaatttttttttttttatcaatttaaacaatttgccaataaattcaagaaagaactacaaaaaaaaaaagaactaagatAACCcatgtcattttaaaaattagtgaaaaaattctataaaaaatagaaataatggAGCTCAATCttcaattgaataaattttaaaagataaaaactagaaaaaacatgagtttaaaaaagaaaaaaaaaaacaagcaaacctGGATGAACCTCCTAAACTTAAGTTAATATCTAAAACAAGCAACTCATAAAATTCTAGATCCAAACTCAATCAAGAAGCCTAATTTCagccaatttaatattgaatgatgaaataaaaaaataaatttaaaaacttaccatagtaaaaaaaatagtaataaaaagaatgaaaaccaaatttGTTAGGGGAAGAAAACTTAAGGAGGATggaattgtaaaacaaaatcaatttaataatatatctcaaataaaacaaataacaattcaaagaatgatgaccaaatttaaaagttaaagtgGGGTGAgactgaattatttttttcacttgtataaattatttcaaataaaaaaatactaataaaagaaatagggaccaaatctaaaagaataaaaaacgaAAGGGcttctttaaatgtttttaagtgtaaaaacaaaatcaatttaataatatatctcaaataaaacaaaaaacaattaaaagaatgatgaccaaatttaaaagttaaaagtgGGGTGAGACTGGATTTGCTGTTTACTCGCTGACTTTGGGAGGTTTTGAACTTCGAGTTGATATTTGAAAGATTCAAAGATCCAACCTCACTTTGCTATTTATTTGGATTGCAAATATAGGGATTATTAATATGTTGACCCGTGCTTTGTCATGTTCCCTAACACTTTTTTATccgtttaaaataaatattttaaaaaagttaaaaaaaaaaagaggcgaGAATCATGGGATTCCAACCTAAATGAGATTCCAactaatcaattgaaaaaaaagaaagaaaaaacaatgtatgCCAACCTAAATGAGTATGATAAACATGAgtttaattgcaaaaaaaaatctaatataaaatgataatattgaaaaaaataatagtaataaaaaagataaaaaaaagttctagCATACCAGGTAAGCAAACTAAACTTTACGAACCAAATCATGCAAAtaagataacctaatagaaaacaaatcagaaAGAATTAGGAAGTTTAAGTCCAAAATTACCCAATACTGAAGGACAAGACatgacaattaaattaaaaaaaaaaaagcaataaaaaattctaacgTTGAAGAATAACGTTATGTAGCATAacgttgaagaataaaattgaaaaataaaattaatttccaacaaatctaataatattaaagaatgaaatcaaattttttttttaatcaatttaaacaatttgccaataaattcaagaaagaactacaaaaaaaaaatgaactaagaTAACCCatgtcattttaaaatttagtgaaaaattctatcaaaaataaaaataatggagcTCAATCttcaattgaataaattttaaaagataaaactaaaaaaacatgagtttaaaaagaaaaaaaacaagcaaacctGGATGAACCTCGTAAACTTAAGTTAATATCTAAAACAAGCAACTCATAAAATTCTAGATCCAAACTCAATCAAGAAGCCTAATTTCagccaatttaatattgaaggatgaaataaaaaactaaatttaaaaacttaccatagtaaaaaaaaatagtaataaaaagaatgaaaaccaaatttGTTAGGGGAAGAAAACTTAAGGAGAATggaattgtaaaacaaaatcaatttaataatatatctcaaataaaacaaataacaattaaaaaaatgatgaccaaatttaaaagttaaagtgGGGtgaaactgaatttttttttcaattgtataaattatttcaaataaaaaaaatactaataaaaaaaatagggaccaaatctaaaagaataaaaaactaaagggcttctttaaatgtttttaagtgTAGCAAATAAAGCAAGGGGAGAGATAAAAGaaggggggaaaaaaagaaaaggtcaccGAGAGCTAAACTAGACGATGTTTGGATACACATACTGCCTCATTGTGGAGATGATGTCGAGATGAATCAAATGTTGTGGTGGAAGGTGCTATTTAATCACTAGACGACCTTGCACACGCTACCCAAAAAGAACGAGAGTTATCCACTTGTTGGTGCGTGTCACACATatgctaacatgttttttttaataatatttaatatttagtaaaatacaaaaatgtacTTGAGATAACTTGATATTAGCCATAAAACTAGGATGAAAATGCCCCTAGAAGatagttttattgattttgtttttaagaacaaTTGAGAAATTTTACTACACTGTAAAAATTGAAAcgacttaaaaaatcattggATTTaagcttgattttattttaaagataatcTAGGGATTATACCAtgcaaaaaaaagttataaaagacTTTTCTACcccacataatttaaaaaataacaattatgttGTAGTGAAAAGATTATTTTGTCCCCAatctttaattcaaaatttttatgataaaaagacAACGTGGTTATCCTTTTAATATCATCAACGTGGTTATAAAAAATagtagttaaaatatatattttttcttgcttttattttacaaataaactTGTCATGTAAAGGCTAAATCGGCGAAGCCTCCTTTATAAGTTATATTTGAAATCcaatatttgttttactttcgactatatttttcatataattgtAAATACCCTCGATTTAAATaatcttcaaattaattaattatttttatttttttaatagatttaattttaaattttgaaataaaatgatataataacaaCTAATGGATAAGGGATACGTTTGGGAATATAAAAAGGAGAAGATAAAATGAGAAAGGTGTAGAAGATTAGAGAATGGGGGAGATAAGAAGAATTCTTCAtctaaaaatttagtttttaaatttaaataaaaaactagtgGTCTAtatgcttttttcttctttaaagagAGTAACcaatgcaaaacaaaaggaaatcgaaattaaaattgagaaaGTATGTGTATTaattcttaaatgattttaagcTATGTGAAGGTTTGACCAATTTAGCCatttatagaaatatttttttgatatgttgcCATTAATGACCCTTGGACATTACAACTTAATCATTTGTAAAGTCTTAGAGCATGTGGGTCCTTTGCATTTACTATGGCACTctcattttgtcaatttaactcTTAATATAGGATCATttaagtctctctctctctctcttcttcttctttttttttttaatttgttattgagATAAATGAATTCTTGAAAAGACTCTTCAAGAATTTCAAGTCCTAAAAGTGCATGAAAAATGTTGCCCAAGTACAATattagaagaaaattaaataaagtttgCTAGACACAAAGTATGAAGAGTTGTCTATAACTTCTCCTCAAGTTCCACTTCCAAAATGTACACGTTTCTTTCAAAGCAGGGAGCATTCTAAAAGCAAATGATGATATTTATACAATGAATCTTTagattttcttgatttctatctaaattaaaaatgtatgAAATAAGTCTATTTCATAGAATatctttaaagtaaaaatagaattcattcttttttttttttcctttccattcatttgtatttcttctattttgcgattttttaaatacttcttCAAGACCTtgaagtgattgttttttatctaACATAATGTAGGAAAGGATCTAGGTTGTCTTGGTAAATActtctataaaatattatatttcttatagaaatatatttgttcaaaaaagacctaagaaaatattaataaaaaataaaaagattaattgcaaagaaaaaagaaaaccagtATTATTTATATACATGAGAATTACACGAGAACAAAAAGGGTTGGATTATTCTCTGTGGTGTACTACACAATCTCAACACCCCAATGTTTAAATAACTATCCTTCCTAAAATAAGTACTACATTTTCTTAATTCATTtccttattattattcattgcGTGGATTCTCCCCCACTCGGTCCTTTATAGGGACATTCATCACAGGTAAGTTCATACTCCAAGCATTAAGATTCTCCACTGTGATGGTCTCGCTGCCATTGTTGAACACGTACAAGTGAGCCTTTTCAGAGACTGCAATAGTTGGATAAACCCTAGATGAGATGGCAATTCTTCCTCCAGCTCCAAAACTCTCTATAACAGAGTGATCAATCTGGAAAGAAAGAGCAATAACCAAAAGTATGTTAAGATAGTTAAGTAAATGAGAACAAAACAAGAGCAAGTATTGTTTCAGACTAAGATAATTAAAGAACCATACCAAACTTCTGAGCGAAAGTTTCTTGTCGGTTAAATCAACATCAACAAATCCAGCAAAAGATGGTTTATACAGTCCTTTACCTAAGGAAGAGCTGTTTAAAGAAGCCATGTATACAGACCATGTTCAGTAGAGGTTGATACCAAAATTAGGATGAGAACATGtctagagaagagaagagaagaaaagttaTAACACAAACCTTCTTGCATCAGAGCACAAGAGAACTTTATGCTTGTCTGCTGCTTTGAATACTTTAAAGAAGACAGGAGTGAATTCTTCAAGATTTTTTGAAGCTAATGTCAAGAGTCCGAATGGTCCAAGTCCACCAGGAGCTTTGGAACCCTTTTGGGCACATACATCAAGTGCATCAAGCTTAGCCCATTTTGGATCAAAAGGCTCAGCTTTGTCCAAGCTTGGGAAAGAAAAGGTTACATCAACATCAGCCTGTAAAATACATGCAGAgcaattaatcaacaaaatctTAGCTTAACTTCACTAccattcaaagtaaaaaaaaaaaaaaaaaaacattgacttgatatattttttaagtaattgtTTCTTGGACTTAAATGTCCAAtttctttctaaaaagaaaaatataaagcaaacaaagaaacaaacctGAGCAACAGTGATGCCTTTAACTTGAGCATGATCACCTTGGTAGAGCTTTTGATTGCTCAGTTGAACATTGTGCCCTCTTAATTTCTCCAATTCTACAACGGGCCACTGCAGCAATTGCTTTCCACTTGGATCTAGCCATACCTTCCTAGGAATCAACTacaaaaatgcaataaaaaaaacataaaatgttattaaccaataaaaatgactttttaaaagttaacaATAAATTCCACCAAGTATTACCAGAATTCCTGCCCACCCTTTGTTCGTATCTTGTTGAACAGCATCAGACTCATTAGCCCAACCCCACAAAATCCTCCTATTTGTGCTTGGGTCAAAGAACGTCTTAGAAGCATAAAAGTTTCCATAATCTAACCTAAGACCAGCCCAACCATCAACTAAGCCCACAtcaggaaaatacttttcctttttattatcataagtACCAAGTGTATAGTACTCGTATCTTGTCAGGTCTAAGCTAACCTTCAATGCATGTTTCACATTTTGTCCATTAACCGAAGGATCCAACCCATTTTCACCGAATGATGAAACGGGGAAAAAATCTGGGCATTCCCACATACCTGTACCCTGAACTGAATGTAACGGGTGTTTGGTCTTGGCCCATTTCTTCAAGTCCCTACTCCTGTACAAATATGCAACCCCTACATGGTTCCTCCTGCTGCCTATCAAAATCCTCCAATGCCCATCAGCCCACCAAGCAGTGGTCGGATCACGGAACGCGCTACCGTTTACACTAACATCCGGGTTCAGTATCGGATTATCATCAGGCTTAACCCATTCACGAAGATATGGATCCGACAAGTTTGCGGGTACTGCATAGTTTTGGATCTGACTGTTATTTTTATCGGCAATACCCGTGTACAAGATAACAGGCTCACCATTTGGAAGGATTGTCGCTGAACCAGACCAACATCCATAGCTATCAAACCATTTAGAAGGGTAGATTGCAGGCTCAAGGGATTCCCAATTGATCAAATCCTTTGAAACGGAATGAGCCCAAACAATGTTACCCCACACTGCACCTTTGGGGTTGTATTGGTAGAATAGATGGTAGAGCCCCTTGTAGTACATAGGTGCTGCTCATACAAAAGGGCACAcgtaaaacaatcaaaatcagGATTAGGATTAATTCAAAATCTGTCTGAATATACTTGTTGAATTGGCCATGAAACCAATCAGGTTCTTGTTGAACTGGCTTACCATTTGGATCTATTGTCGATAAATTAACCCCAATCAATTTGAGCCGCACCCAAAAGCATCATTGGCCCAAGAAGGAgacaaaaatacaaaagttaGCCATCATTGTTGAAGTCAATTTTCACTCAAGCATTAATCAATGCACAAAATTTGAACAGAGCTAGTGAGGAGAGTTCCCAGCAAGTAAAAAATGGTACAACCTTTTTTAAAGgcaaacaaaaacatcaaaacctcATGTCATgtcatttaaaacaataatctgTCCTGGGAATGATTCATATAGGATTATCCCACCACATTCCCTAGTTTTCTTCATAAACGGACCCACCAATTTTATGCAGGGAATAAACACGATTACAAGGAAACAAAAAGACGTGGATTATATACATAATTAGGTTTTGCCTTCAATGTCAACCTTGGCGATATAAATCCCTACCTCTAATTAACCACTAACCTCATCTTTAATATCCAATTTTCAACCATCTTCTTGTCTAATATCCAAGGAGTTTTCATCTCATTCACAAAAACAGAGAgacatgaaaaaatatggaCACCTTAATCAATAGCTTTATCCCTACTAGCCTACCCccgaattttattaaatacatttgaaaaaaataattaaattaaaaattcatgataagaaaataaagtaataaGTAAATTTGAAATCTTGACTAACAATTAAagtaatatatctctttaaaaaaaatgcacgtGGTCAAATTTGAAATCTTGACTAACAATTAAAGCTTTATCCCTACTACACTTAGGAATCTAAACAAAAAGgtcataaaaaaagattaaaaaggcAACgtatattatttactttttaaagaaatatattatggGTATTACTATTTGCATTGTatgggagaaagaaagaaagaaagaaaagaagatgctTATGTACCGTTGATCCAGTTCCTAAGAGGCTGAAAGTGATACCCGGTTCTATGGACTTGATTCACGTTCTCAACACTAAGAGTCTGCAACCGAGGATAAATCTTATGAGAAGCCTCGGCTCCATTGTTACTTAGCACAAAAAGCAAAGCAAACAAAGCAAGAACTGGGAGAGTGTGTGGCATAGCCATCATTGATATATGATTATCTTCCACGAGAGAAAACCAGGTATCACAAAGAGAGCAGAGAaggaagagagtttttttttttttttttggaatgaaTAATAACGAAAGAGCTAAGAATGAGAGTTTACGTGCTTGGAGAGTGGATATATATAGAGGTTTTCTAGGCTCTTATTAGAGACTGAAAAGGATAATTAAGAAGTCTCCAATTAGACGATGTTGACCTTTACAAATATTAGTTTGTGGATTTGCTATTTACTTGCTGACTTGGTGgatgtttagtttttattttgggaGGTTTTGAACTTCGAGTTGATAGGTGAAAGATTCAAATATCCGTCCTCGCTTAGCTATTTACTTAGATATTGTAGACATGTTGTCGATTAGGAAGTAATATAAATAGTTACAAATGTCAAACATATGTTATATATTGTCGACGTGGGTAATCATCAAGTGCAGACTTGTGAGTCTCATAACTATaccaaatttatattaatttaaatataataaacatcTTAGACCAAAGTTACCTAGACCTAGTAATCAAACCAGATCCATATACTTGGACCTAACAACAATGCTAGACCCAAACCACGCCTGGATTTGGTGACAATGACACATCCAAGCTCCTAGATCTGGCGATCACAACATATCCAAGGTGCCTGGGTTTGATGACAACACCACATCCAAGGCAGCTAACGCCACACCCAAGATGTCTAAGTCGGGCAACAACGATACACCTGCGTGCCTAGGTTTGACAAGGTGATGAAAAATCTCAAATGCATAGCTTAATAATAagattaatatgaaaataatttggatataaaattattagtggtatatataatatttatcctaaaaaaatctaatatttatattgtgGAGCTAAAAAGAATAAGGGATGAAAAATAATGTCCtaaactttcttctttttattctttgccCTGGTCaagaaatttatctttttttagtttaaaagtaaaagaaaaaaaagctaggGTTATGAACATCGAGTTAATACTTGAAAGACTCAAATATAGGTCCTTGCTTTGCTATTTATTTAGAACTTTCTTTTTTCAGACGCATGTCACACAAGCACAAGACATGATTTGTAGAAAGtgtttaaaagtgtgataataattgctttttaaagtattttttgtttaaaaaaaattatttttgacattaatatgtcaaaatgatttgaaaacataaaaaatattaattttttaaaaataaaaaataaaaaaaatcaatttttttaaaaaatatttttaaaatgaaaaaaaaaacattatagggAAGGTGAAGCAATCATGGTAAGCAGCTACTGTAGAGTGTGTACTCCGTGCTGATATTTATAGAGTGAATCGAAAAGGAGAAACTACGAAAGTGTTTTGTCCAATCGTAGTTAGTCTTATCTTCTCGTAATATTACGCTAACATTACGAGAAGATAAGACTAAGACTAGAGTGATcggaaaaaaacaattcagtAGTTTCTCTTTTTCGATTCACTATAAATATCAGTACCGACTACACAACAGTAGATGCATCACCCtagctattatattttttgtgccagacaggaaaaataaaataaaatgaaatgggCGACCTGTTCCAGtttgggaggaaaaaaaaagaatttctttgtgctaatttaaaaatatagaacgTCACAAGATTTAGATTTAAGGATTTAAGTATTTTAGTTGCGTCATTTTCTTGTTATGTTTGGcgaaaatgtttgtttttaaggtggtttttttataaaatctttttaaaaatatattattttttaatattcaagagtgtcataaaaaataaattaaaaaatatttttttagtatttaactATGGTATAGAAAATgagtgttttgatttttttttaagtttatataaaatattaaatgtaattatttgaacacttattaaaaaaaatgagatataAAAAGTgtaatgataaggaaaaaagaatttattatatcatatatttatatagttttataaaatgtaagtacacatataaaataaatattttaaatataatattata
This genomic window contains:
- the LOC118063115 gene encoding beta-fructofuranosidase, insoluble isoenzyme 1 isoform X3 encodes the protein MMAMPHTLPVLALFALLFVLSNNGAEASHKIYPRLQTLSVENVNQVHRTGYHFQPLRNWINDPNAPMYYKGLYHLFYQYNPKGAVWGNIVWAHSVSKDLINWESLEPAIYPSKWFDSYGCWSGSATILPNGEPVILYTGIADKNNSQIQNYAVPANLSDPYLREWVKPDDNPILNPDVSVNGSAFRDPTTAWWADGHWRILIGSRRNHVGVAYLYRSRDLKKWAKTKHPLHSVQGTGMWECPDFFPVSSFGENGLDPSVNGQNVKHALKVSLDLTRYEYYTLGTYDNKKEKYFPDVGLVDGWAGLRLDYGNFYASKTFFDPSTNRRILWGWANESDAVQQDTNKGWAGILLIPRKVWLDPSGKQLLQWPVVELEKLRGHNVQLSNQKLYQGDHAQVKGITVAQADVDVTFSFPSLDKAEPFDPKWAKLDALDVCAQKGSKAPGGLGPFGLLTLASKNLEEFTPVFFKVFKAADKHKVLLCSDARSSSLGKGLYKPSFAGFVDVDLTDKKLSLRSLIDHSVIESFGAGGRIAISSRVYPTIAVSEKAHLYVFNNGSETITVENLNAWSMNLPVMNVPIKDRVGENPRNE
- the LOC118063115 gene encoding beta-fructofuranosidase, insoluble isoenzyme 2 isoform X1, giving the protein MYYKGLYHLFYQYNPKGAVWGNIVWAHSVSKDLINWESLEPAIYPSKWFDSYGCWSGSATILPNGEPVILYTGIADKNNSQIQNYAVPANLSDPYLREWVKPDDNPILNPDVSVNGSAFRDPTTAWWADGHWRILIGSRRNHVGVAYLYRSRDLKKWAKTKHPLHSVQGTGMWECPDFFPVSSFGENGLDPSVNGQNVKHALKVSLDLTRYEYYTLGTYDNKKEKYFPDVGLVDGWAGLRLDYGNFYASKTFFDPSTNRRILWGWANESDAVQQDTNKGWAGILLIPRKVWLDPSGKQLLQWPVVELEKLRGHNVQLSNQKLYQGDHAQVKGITVAQADVDVTFSFPSLDKAEPFDPKWAKLDALDVCAQKGSKAPGGLGPFGLLTLASKNLEEFTPVFFKVFKAADKHKVLLCSDARSSSLGKGLYKPSFAGFVDVDLTDKKLSLRSLRVLELEEELPSHLGFIQLLQSLKRLTCTCSTMAARPSQWRILMLGV
- the LOC118063115 gene encoding beta-fructofuranosidase, insoluble isoenzyme 2 isoform X2 gives rise to the protein MYYKGLYHLFYQYNPKGAVWGNIVWAHSVSKDLINWESLEPAIYPSKWFDSYGCWSGSATILPNGEPVILYTGIADKNNSQIQNYAVPANLSDPYLREWVKPDDNPILNPDVSVNGSAFRDPTTAWWADGHWRILIGSRRNHVGVAYLYRSRDLKKWAKTKHPLHSVQGTGMWECPDFFPVSSFGENGLDPSVNGQNVKHALKVSLDLTRYEYYTLGTYDNKKEKYFPDVGLVDGWAGLRLDYGNFYASKTFFDPSTNRRILWGWANESDAVQQDTNKGWAGILLIPRKVWLDPSGKQLLQWPVVELEKLRGHNVQLSNQKLYQGDHAQVKGITVAQADVDVTFSFPSLDKAEPFDPKWAKLDALDVCAQKGSKAPGGLGPFGLLTLASKNLEEFTPVFFKVFKAADKHKVLLCSDARSSSLGKGLYKPSFAGFVDVDLTDKKLSLRSLSLKRLTCTCSTMAARPSQWRILMLGV